One Echinicola strongylocentroti DNA window includes the following coding sequences:
- a CDS encoding peptidyl-prolyl cis-trans isomerase has product MNKIKLLPMVPIILALVTACDFFKVKTEEESTAKSPAVASVDDMFLRKSDLDFVTKETNNPSDSTNLAKRYVQSWVKKQLMIKEASQKVAVSKAELDKKLLDYKYALIVYEYEKSYIEKHLDKNVSNEEIKSYYEGNKENFTLKEIIVRANFIKMNKNLSQNKDADQLLNQSNESAKHELRELAIKSAANYFLEDSTWVKFDELISNTPLADNQNKVQLLTRDNPLIKAEDDQFNYYYKILEYKLQDQVPPVEFVKDEISKIIINKRKVNLAESLQNEVYSRAQGNNEFKIYE; this is encoded by the coding sequence TTGAACAAAATTAAGCTTCTGCCCATGGTGCCCATCATCTTGGCATTGGTCACAGCCTGTGATTTTTTCAAGGTAAAAACCGAGGAAGAATCTACGGCCAAAAGCCCTGCCGTGGCTTCAGTGGATGATATGTTCTTGCGTAAATCCGACTTGGACTTCGTCACCAAAGAGACCAACAACCCAAGTGACAGTACCAATCTGGCCAAACGGTATGTTCAGTCCTGGGTAAAAAAACAGCTCATGATCAAAGAAGCCAGCCAAAAAGTCGCTGTCAGTAAAGCTGAACTGGACAAAAAACTGCTGGATTACAAATACGCACTAATCGTATATGAATACGAAAAATCTTATATCGAAAAACACCTTGACAAAAACGTTTCCAACGAGGAAATCAAGTCGTACTATGAAGGAAACAAGGAAAACTTTACCCTTAAGGAGATTATCGTAAGGGCGAATTTCATAAAAATGAACAAAAATCTCTCCCAAAACAAGGACGCTGACCAACTTCTCAACCAAAGTAACGAATCAGCAAAACATGAATTACGTGAACTTGCCATCAAGTCTGCAGCCAACTATTTTCTGGAAGATTCTACCTGGGTAAAATTTGATGAACTTATCTCCAACACTCCCTTGGCAGATAATCAGAACAAAGTCCAGCTCCTTACCCGTGACAATCCGCTGATCAAGGCAGAAGATGATCAGTTTAATTACTATTACAAAATACTTGAGTATAAACTCCAAGACCAAGTTCCCCCTGTGGAATTTGTCAAAGACGAAATCTCAAAGATCATTATCAATAAAAGAAAAGTCAACCTAGCAGAAAGCCTTCAAAATGAAGTTTATTCAAGAGCACAGGGAAATAATGAATTTAAAATATATGAATAA
- a CDS encoding peptidylprolyl isomerase has translation MNNLTKTLAIILCFLSTLTVQAQDTDSTSNDTPTSGQILDKIIAKVDNYIILESDLQKSYLEAVSQSQQGFEAPSKCEVFESLLVNKLMLAKAEIDSVIVTDAEVIMDVNQRFNMVLQQFGGDEETLVEAYGKTAEQLKSEIHDMVKEQKTVAKMRNNIVQSMSVSPAEVREFYNKIPNDSLPFFSAEVSVGQIVKKPEASRKEKNRVVKQLNDIKQQILDGESDFASMAVKYSEDPGSKNQGGDLGFFGKGELAPEYEAMALSLREGEIGDPVESQFGIHLIQLLERRTDSYNTRHILIKPMPTEEDLVAAERELDSLRNLIELDSMSFAKAAKDYSDDRNTSDNGGFFSDPTTGANRLSARTLEDPILYFTIDTMKVGTVSHALRYEEQNQRTGEPEKAVRLLYFKNEYPAHRANLEDDYEKLKAATKKQKESEALEDWFKVAKEEVYIDIDPSYDRCNALKEEDD, from the coding sequence ATGAATAACCTTACTAAAACGCTGGCCATAATTTTATGCTTTTTGAGCACATTAACCGTCCAAGCTCAAGACACAGACAGCACCAGTAACGACACCCCTACCTCGGGGCAGATACTGGATAAAATCATCGCCAAAGTGGACAATTATATCATCTTGGAATCAGACCTCCAAAAGTCTTATTTGGAAGCTGTATCCCAATCCCAGCAAGGGTTTGAGGCACCATCCAAATGTGAAGTGTTCGAATCCCTTTTGGTCAACAAACTGATGTTGGCCAAGGCAGAAATTGACTCAGTGATCGTCACAGATGCGGAGGTAATCATGGATGTAAACCAACGTTTCAATATGGTCTTGCAGCAATTTGGAGGAGATGAGGAAACATTGGTGGAAGCTTACGGAAAAACAGCCGAACAGCTAAAATCAGAAATCCATGATATGGTAAAAGAGCAAAAAACAGTTGCCAAGATGCGAAATAACATCGTTCAAAGCATGTCTGTTTCTCCCGCCGAGGTCAGGGAGTTTTACAATAAAATCCCAAATGATTCCCTTCCTTTCTTCTCTGCAGAAGTATCCGTGGGGCAAATCGTCAAAAAGCCCGAAGCCAGCCGAAAGGAAAAAAACAGGGTCGTCAAACAATTGAACGATATCAAACAACAAATCCTGGACGGAGAATCCGACTTTGCGTCCATGGCCGTCAAATACTCCGAGGATCCTGGCTCCAAAAACCAAGGAGGAGATTTGGGCTTTTTCGGAAAAGGAGAGCTGGCGCCAGAATATGAAGCCATGGCCCTTAGCCTAAGGGAAGGTGAAATAGGTGACCCTGTAGAATCCCAGTTTGGCATTCACCTGATCCAATTACTGGAAAGGAGAACAGACTCTTATAACACCCGCCACATCCTTATCAAACCAATGCCTACCGAAGAAGACCTTGTCGCAGCTGAAAGAGAACTGGACAGTCTTAGAAACCTTATAGAACTGGACAGCATGAGTTTTGCCAAGGCGGCCAAGGACTATTCGGACGACAGAAATACCTCCGACAATGGCGGTTTTTTCTCAGACCCCACTACTGGTGCCAACAGGCTTTCGGCAAGGACGCTGGAAGACCCCATTCTTTACTTCACGATTGACACCATGAAAGTAGGGACTGTCAGCCATGCCTTGCGCTACGAGGAACAGAACCAACGAACTGGCGAACCTGAAAAAGCCGTAAGGTTACTCTATTTCAAAAATGAATATCCTGCGCACCGCGCCAATCTGGAAGATGATTACGAAAAGCTGAAAGCGGCTACCAAAAAACAAAAAGAATCAGAAGCCCTAGAAGACTGGTTCAAGGTAGCCAAGGAAGAAGTCTACATCGACATAGACCCTTCATATGATCGCTGCAATGCCTTAAAAGAGGAGGATGACTGA